One window from the genome of Oreochromis niloticus isolate F11D_XX linkage group LG20, O_niloticus_UMD_NMBU, whole genome shotgun sequence encodes:
- the LOC109196254 gene encoding F-box only protein 6, with protein sequence MAYFFLGLVVEDMRSTMDESHSSSDPDQSAPKKSSAAATASASSLKADVLEEIFLNVPVCQVICVCQLVCHQWKEVTDSESLWRKMCRREGYPICSFSKKQDWKLFYFLSKQKRNLFKNPNGEEGLNGWKILRNGGDQWVAGGIRRPHPGEAVKTNFATSFEMCTKSQLIELEKEGYSPSLMDYAQPDIKISD encoded by the exons ATGGCTTATTTTTTTTTGGGACTGGTTGTCGAAGACATGAGGAGCACTATGGATGAAAGTCACAGCAGCTCCGACCCGGACCAAAGTGCGCCTAAGAAGTCTTCAGCAGCTGCAACAGCGTCAGCCTCATCTCTCAAGGCAGAT GTCCTGGAGGAGATCTTCCTAAATGTTCCTGTCTGTCAGGTGATTTGTGTTTGTCAATTAGTATGCCATCAGTGGAAGGAAGTGACCGACAGCGAATCTTTGTGGAGAAAAATGTGCAGAAGAGAAGGGTATCCCATCTGTAGTTTTTCAAAAAAACAGGACTGGaagttgttttatttcttatccaaacagaaaagaaatctcTTCAAGAATCCAAATGGAGAAG aAGGACTGAATGGCTGGAAGATCTTGAGAAATGGTGGTGATCAGTGGGTTGCTGGGGGAATTAGGAGACCACATCCAGGTGAAGCAGTCAAAACAAACTTTGCAACCTCTTTTGA AATGTGCACAAAGTCCCAGCTGATTGAGTTGGAGAAGGAGGGTTACAGTCCATCTCTTATGGATTACGCCCAACCAGACATCAAGATATCTGATTG A